A region of the Synechococcus sp. PCC 7502 genome:
GCCAAATGATGATGGTAAAGCGGAGAGCTTTAGTAAGTTCACGAATGGGGTTCATAGGTTTTCTTTGATTCTAAAATTTCTCTGGTTGAAACATGACAAAAAAGAGGTAGATGGAAAAACTCACAGTTACAATTCCCAAAATTCCAATGGCATAAGCCTGCGATCGCCCTAAAATTTCAGAGTTAACAGCATAGATTGCTGGAGCAATAATCAGGTTTAAGCACACCAACAGAAATAATTTGAGCGATCGGGAATGCTTAGGACGAGTTAAAGAAAGTAAATGCTGCTTTAATTCATTTTTAAGTTCATTTTTAAATTGATTAGCAAATTGATTAGTAGAATTAGGCTTAATCTGAGTCATGTGTACATTCTCCATTAGGTAATTGGCAGTAGAATATCGATAAATTTAATTGCCACAAACGGAGCGATAACTCCACCCAGTCCATAGATCAAAATATTCCGTTGTAGAAGTTGATCCGCAGTCAAAGGACGAAATTTTACTCCAGTTAGGGCGATGGGAATTAGGGCAGGAATAATTAAAGCATTGTAAATAAGTGCAGAGAGAATTGCTGATTGCGGACTTTTTAGACCCATGATATTTAATGCTCCAATTCCAGCACTGGCAAAGATCGTGGGAATAATCGCAAAGTATTTAGCAATATCATTGGCAATGGAAAAAGTG
Encoded here:
- a CDS encoding potassium-transporting ATPase subunit F, encoding MTQIKPNSTNQFANQFKNELKNELKQHLLSLTRPKHSRSLKLFLLVCLNLIIAPAIYAVNSEILGRSQAYAIGILGIVTVSFSIYLFFVMFQPEKF